In Brassica rapa cultivar Chiifu-401-42 chromosome A06, CAAS_Brap_v3.01, whole genome shotgun sequence, a single window of DNA contains:
- the LOC103827688 gene encoding 14 kDa proline-rich protein DC2.15 — protein sequence MAYSKIALLLILNVIFFTLVSSNPVPYRKPTCKNALKFKVCANVLDLVKVSLPTRSKCCGLIKGLVDLEAAVCLCTALKADLLGLKLNVPISLSVILNHCGKKVPSGFKCA from the coding sequence ATGGCTTATTCTAAGATTGCTCTCCTCCTCATTTTGAATGTCATTTTCTTCACCTTGGTCAGCTCGAATCCAGTACCTTACCGAAAACCCACTTGTAAAAATGCTCTTAAATTCAAGGTGTGTGCCAATGTGTTGGATTTGGTTAAGGTTTCTCTACCAACAAGATCCAAATGTTGCGGACTTATCAAAGGTCTAGTTGATCTCGAAGCCGCAGTTTGTCTCTGCACCGCCTTAAAAGCTGATCTCCTTGGCCTCAAACTAAATGTTCCCATTTCATTGAGTGTTATCTTAAACCACTGTGGTAAGAAGGTTCCATCTGGTTTCAAATGTGCCTAG
- the LOC117125834 gene encoding 14 kDa proline-rich protein DC2.15-like has protein sequence MAYSKIALLLILNVIFFTLVSSNPVPYRKPTCKNALKFKVCANVLDLVKVSLPQRSKCCGLIKGLVDLEAAVCLCTALKADLLGLKLNVPISLSVILNQCGKKVPSGFKCA, from the coding sequence ATGGCTTATTCTAAGATTGCACTCCTCCTCATTTTGAATGTCATTTTCTTCACCTTAGTCAGCTCGAATCCAGTCCCTTACCGCAAACCCACTTGTAAAAATGCTCTTAAATTCAAGGTATGTGCCAATGTGTTGGATTTGGTTAAGGTTTCTCTACCACAAAGATCCAAATGTTGCGGACTTATCAAAGGTCTAGTTGATCTCGAAGCCGCGGTTTGTCTTTGCACCGCCTTAAAAGCTGATCTCCTTGGCCTCAAACTAAATGTTCCCATTTCATTGAGTGTTATCTTAAACCAGTGTGGTAAGAAGGTTCCATCTGGTTTCAAATGTGCCTAG
- the LOC117125833 gene encoding 14 kDa proline-rich protein DC2.15, translating into MAYSKIALLLILNVIFFTLVSSNPVPYRKPTCKNALKFKVCANVLDLVKVSLPTRSKCCGLIKGLVDLEAAVCLCTALKADLLGLKLNVPISLSVILNHCGKKVPSGFKCA; encoded by the coding sequence ATGGCTTATTCTAAGATTGCTCTCCTCCTCATTTTGAATGTCATTTTCTTCACCTTGGTCAGCTCGAATCCAGTCCCTTACCGCAAACCCACTTGTAAAAATGCTCTTAAATTCAAGGTGTGTGCCAATGTGTTGGATTTGGTTAAGGTTTCTCTACCAACAAGATCCAAATGTTGCGGACTTATCAAAGGTCTAGTTGATCTCGAAGCTGCAGTTTGTCTCTGCACCGCCTTAAAAGCTGATCTCCTTGGCCTCAAACTAAATGTTCCCATTTCATTGAGTGTTATCTTAAACCACTGTGGTAAGAAGGTTCCATCTGGTTTCAAATGTGCCTAG
- the LOC103827687 gene encoding 14 kDa proline-rich protein DC2.15, producing MAYSKIALLLILNVIFFTLVSSNPVPYRKPTCKNALKFKVCANVLDLVNVSLPTRSKCCGLIKGLVDLEAAVCLCTALKADLLGLKLNVPISLSVILNHCGKKVPSGFKCA from the coding sequence ATGGCTTATTCTAAGATTGCTCTCCTCCTCATTTTGAATGTTATTTTCTTCACCTTGGTCAGCTCGAATCCAGTCCCTTACCGCAAACCCACTTGTAAAAATGCTCTTAAATTCAAGGTGTGTGCCAATGTGTTGGATTTGGTTAACGTTTCTCTACCAACAAGATCCAAATGTTGCGGACTTATCAAAGGTCTAGTTGATCTCGAAGCCGCAGTTTGTCTCTGCACCGCCTTAAAAGCTGATCTCCTTGGCCTCAAACTAAATGTTCCCATTTCATTGAGTGTTATCTTAAACCACTGTGGTAAGAAGGTTCCATCTGGTTTCAAATGTGCCTAG
- the LOC103827686 gene encoding 14 kDa proline-rich protein DC2.15, which translates to MAYSKIALLLILNVIFFTLVSSNPVPYRKPTCKNALKFKVCANVLDLVKVSLPTRSKCCGLIKGLVDLEAAVCLCTALKADLLGLKLNVPISLSVILNHCGKKVPSGFKCA; encoded by the coding sequence ATGGCTTATTCTAAGATTGCTCTCCTCCTCATTTTGAATGTCATTTTCTTCACCTTGGTCAGCTCGAATCCAGTCCCTTACCGCAAACCCACTTGTAAAAATGCTCTTAAATTCAAGGTGTGTGCCAATGTGTTGGATTTGGTTAAGGTTTCTCTACCAACAAGATCCAAATGTTGCGGACTTATCAAAGGTCTAGTTGATCTTGAAGCCGCAGTTTGTCTCTGCACTGCCTTAAAAGCTGATCTCCTTGGCCTCAAACTAAATGTTCCCATTTCATTGAGTGTTATCTTAAACCACTGTGGTAAGAAGGTTCCATCTGGTTTCAAATGTGCCTAG
- the LOC103827689 gene encoding 14 kDa proline-rich protein DC2.15 has product MAYSKIALLLILNVIFFTLVSSNPVPYRKPTCKNALKFKVCANVLDLVNVSLPTRSKCCGLIKGLVDLEAAVCLCTALKADLLGLKLNVPISLSVILNHCGKKVPSGFKCA; this is encoded by the coding sequence ATGGCTTATTCTAAGATTGCTCTCCTCCTCATTTTGAATGTTATTTTCTTCACCTTGGTCAGCTCGAATCCAGTCCCTTACCGCAAACCCACTTGTAAAAATGCTCTTAAATTCAAGGTGTGTGCCAATGTGTTGGATTTGGTTAATGTTTCTCTACCAACAAGATCCAAATGTTGCGGACTTATCAAAGGTCTAGTTGATCTCGAAGCCGCAGTTTGTCTCTGCACCGCCTTAAAAGCTGATCTCCTTGGCCTCAAACTAAATGTTCCCATTTCATTGAGTGTTATCTTAAACCACTGTGGTAAGAAGGTTCCATCTGGTTTCAAATGTGCCTAG